One genomic region from Ornithinimicrobium flavum encodes:
- the metH gene encoding methionine synthase — protein MPTPPSAHASSPEHPLRAEARRRILVLDGGYGSMLQQVPLTEDDFHGAGPAWAAHAGTTLRGNFDLLGLTRPDVLAEVHRSYLRAGADILTTNTFSATTVAQADYGTQDLVPDMNAAAARVARRVADEVQAEDGRPRWVAGSLGPTNRTASLSPDVERPEFRSITYDQLREAYGEQAAALLDGGVDLLLVETVFDTLNAKAALHAIADVQAARVAAGAADRPVPVLLSGTITDASGRTLSGQTPEAFVVATEHVDLLSVGLNCALGAEAMRPHLRDVARATGALTSVHPNAGLPNAFGGYDDTPEEMAEVLGAMAREGLLNIVGGCCGTTPDHIRAIAGAVAAVAPRTPPEGTPYLRTSGLEAFTLTPDVNFVNVGERTNITGSPRFARHVQEGDWDAAVAVARQQVEAGAQLIDVNVDEGMLDGPATMTHFLNLLAGEPDVARVPVMVDSSRWEVLEAGLRCLQGKGVVNSLSLKDGEEEFLRRAAVVRRYGAAVVVMAFDEHGQADTFERRIAVCERAFRLLTEPGSGLADPFPAHDVIFDPNVLTVATGMEEHDRYALDFIEATRWIKQNLRGALVSGGISNVSFSFRGNNTVREAMHSVFLFHAIRAGLDMGIVNAGMLGVYEDLDPVLREHVEDVILARRPDATERLLELAERVRAEVEAAGPGGGGPSAAATARLAWRDADVTERLRHALVHGIDTYVVEDAEEAYQQLGSGLQVIEGPLMAGMDVVGDLFGAGKMFLPQVVKSARVMKKAVAHLTPYLEAAAAETGGRTKGRVVLATVKGDVHDIGKNIVGVVLGCNGYEVTDLGVMVPAEQILAAADELGADVVGVSGLITPSLDEMVSLATEMQRRGLSTPLLIGGATTSAAHTAVKIDPAYEGTVVHVVDASRAVGVVADAIGHEEKLRDRVALTYAELRDRHAAKDVRLVPLEQARASTRAVSAPVPVAPSSPGVRVLEPSLEELVEVVDWTPFFTAWELRGSYPRILQDPKVGEQARTTWADGQGWLRRIIDEGLLTARGVVGLWPAARDGDDIVLDVDGEPVRLHTLRQQRERTQGGYAALADFVAPQDDHVGAFAVSVHGADELAAQLREEHDDYGAIMVQVLADRLAEAFAEWTHREVRTRLWGYAPDEDLPVEDLVKERYDGIRPAPGYPAQPDHTEKVTLWELLDAERAAGMRLTEHGAMWPTSAVSGLLLGHPESRYFAVGRIDRDQLEDYAARKGWSVAEAERWLGPLLR, from the coding sequence GTGCCGACGCCCCCCTCCGCCCACGCGTCCTCCCCCGAGCACCCCCTGCGTGCCGAGGCGCGTCGCCGGATCCTCGTCCTCGACGGTGGCTACGGGTCGATGCTCCAGCAGGTCCCGCTCACCGAGGACGACTTCCACGGCGCCGGCCCGGCCTGGGCGGCCCACGCCGGCACCACGCTGCGCGGCAACTTCGACCTCCTGGGGCTGACCCGGCCGGACGTGCTCGCCGAGGTGCACCGCTCCTACCTGCGGGCCGGGGCCGACATCCTCACCACCAACACCTTCAGCGCCACCACCGTCGCGCAGGCCGACTACGGCACCCAGGACCTGGTGCCCGACATGAACGCCGCCGCCGCCCGGGTCGCGCGCCGGGTCGCCGACGAGGTGCAGGCCGAGGACGGCCGTCCGCGCTGGGTGGCCGGCTCCCTGGGGCCGACCAACCGCACGGCCTCCCTCTCCCCCGACGTGGAGCGCCCCGAGTTCCGCTCGATCACCTACGACCAGCTGCGGGAGGCCTACGGCGAGCAGGCCGCCGCGCTCCTGGACGGTGGCGTCGACCTGCTGCTCGTCGAGACCGTCTTCGACACCCTCAACGCCAAGGCTGCGCTGCACGCGATCGCCGACGTCCAGGCGGCGCGGGTCGCCGCGGGGGCCGCCGACCGTCCCGTCCCCGTCCTGCTGTCCGGCACCATCACCGACGCCTCGGGCCGGACCCTGTCGGGCCAGACGCCGGAGGCCTTCGTCGTGGCCACCGAGCACGTGGACCTGCTCTCGGTCGGGCTCAACTGCGCCCTGGGCGCCGAGGCGATGCGACCGCACCTGCGCGACGTGGCGCGCGCGACCGGCGCCCTCACCTCGGTGCACCCCAACGCGGGTCTGCCCAACGCCTTCGGAGGGTATGACGACACCCCCGAGGAGATGGCCGAGGTCCTCGGGGCGATGGCCCGGGAGGGGCTGCTCAACATCGTCGGCGGCTGCTGCGGCACCACCCCCGACCACATCAGGGCGATCGCCGGGGCCGTGGCCGCGGTGGCCCCCCGCACCCCGCCGGAGGGCACGCCATACCTGCGCACCTCCGGCCTGGAGGCCTTCACGCTCACCCCGGACGTCAACTTCGTCAACGTCGGCGAGCGCACCAACATCACCGGCAGCCCGAGGTTCGCCCGGCACGTCCAGGAGGGCGACTGGGACGCCGCGGTGGCCGTGGCCCGCCAGCAGGTGGAGGCCGGCGCGCAGCTCATCGACGTCAACGTCGACGAGGGCATGCTCGACGGCCCGGCGACGATGACCCACTTCCTCAACCTGCTCGCCGGCGAGCCGGACGTCGCCCGCGTCCCCGTCATGGTCGACTCCTCGCGGTGGGAGGTGCTGGAGGCCGGGCTGCGCTGCCTGCAGGGCAAGGGGGTGGTCAACTCGTTGTCCCTCAAGGACGGTGAGGAGGAGTTCCTCCGGCGCGCGGCGGTCGTGCGCCGCTACGGTGCCGCGGTCGTCGTCATGGCCTTCGACGAGCACGGGCAGGCGGACACCTTCGAGCGGCGGATCGCGGTGTGCGAGAGGGCCTTCCGGCTCCTCACCGAGCCCGGCAGCGGTCTCGCCGACCCGTTCCCGGCCCACGACGTCATCTTCGACCCCAACGTGCTGACGGTGGCCACCGGCATGGAGGAGCACGACCGCTACGCCCTGGACTTCATCGAGGCGACCCGCTGGATCAAGCAGAACCTCCGAGGCGCCCTGGTCTCCGGCGGCATCTCCAACGTGTCCTTCTCCTTCCGCGGCAACAACACCGTGCGCGAGGCGATGCACTCGGTCTTCCTCTTCCACGCCATCCGGGCCGGCCTGGACATGGGCATCGTCAACGCCGGGATGCTCGGCGTCTACGAGGACCTCGACCCCGTGCTGCGCGAGCACGTCGAGGACGTGATCCTGGCCCGCCGGCCCGACGCGACCGAGCGGCTCCTCGAGCTGGCCGAGCGGGTCAGGGCGGAGGTCGAGGCGGCCGGACCGGGCGGGGGCGGCCCGTCGGCGGCCGCCACGGCCAGGCTGGCCTGGCGCGACGCCGACGTGACCGAGCGGCTCCGGCACGCCCTGGTGCACGGCATCGACACCTACGTCGTCGAGGACGCCGAGGAGGCCTACCAGCAGCTCGGATCGGGTCTGCAGGTCATCGAGGGCCCGCTCATGGCCGGCATGGACGTCGTCGGCGACCTCTTCGGCGCGGGCAAGATGTTCCTGCCCCAGGTGGTCAAGTCGGCCCGGGTGATGAAGAAGGCGGTCGCGCACCTCACCCCCTACCTGGAGGCCGCGGCGGCGGAGACCGGAGGACGCACCAAGGGCCGCGTCGTGCTGGCCACGGTCAAGGGCGACGTCCACGACATCGGCAAGAACATCGTGGGGGTCGTGCTGGGCTGCAACGGCTACGAGGTCACCGACCTGGGCGTCATGGTGCCGGCCGAGCAGATCCTCGCGGCCGCGGACGAGCTCGGCGCCGACGTCGTCGGGGTGTCCGGCCTCATCACCCCGAGCCTGGACGAGATGGTCTCGCTGGCCACCGAGATGCAGCGCCGCGGGCTGAGCACGCCCCTGCTCATCGGCGGCGCGACCACCTCCGCCGCGCACACCGCGGTCAAGATCGACCCCGCCTACGAGGGCACCGTCGTCCACGTGGTCGACGCCTCCCGGGCCGTCGGCGTGGTTGCCGACGCGATCGGCCACGAGGAGAAGCTCCGCGACCGCGTCGCGCTCACCTACGCCGAGCTGCGCGACCGGCACGCCGCCAAGGACGTCCGGCTGGTGCCGCTGGAGCAGGCCCGGGCGAGCACCCGCGCGGTCTCCGCGCCGGTGCCGGTGGCCCCCTCCAGCCCGGGGGTCCGGGTGCTCGAGCCGTCCCTCGAGGAGCTGGTCGAGGTCGTGGACTGGACCCCCTTCTTCACCGCCTGGGAGCTCCGCGGCTCCTACCCCCGGATCCTGCAGGACCCGAAGGTGGGTGAGCAGGCCCGGACCACGTGGGCCGACGGCCAGGGCTGGCTGCGGCGGATCATCGACGAGGGCCTGCTCACCGCGCGCGGGGTGGTCGGCCTGTGGCCCGCGGCGCGGGACGGTGACGACATCGTGCTGGACGTGGACGGCGAGCCGGTGCGGCTGCACACCCTCCGGCAGCAGCGCGAGCGCACCCAGGGCGGGTATGCCGCTCTCGCCGACTTCGTCGCCCCGCAGGACGACCACGTGGGTGCCTTCGCCGTCTCGGTCCACGGCGCCGACGAGCTGGCCGCCCAGCTGCGGGAGGAGCACGACGACTACGGCGCGATCATGGTGCAGGTGCTCGCCGACCGGCTGGCGGAGGCCTTCGCCGAGTGGACCCACCGCGAGGTGCGCACGCGACTGTGGGGCTACGCGCCGGACGAGGACCTCCCGGTCGAGGACCTGGTCAAGGAGCGCTACGACGGCATCCGCCCCGCGCCCGGCTACCCCGCGCAGCCGGACCACACCGAGAAGGTCACCCTGTGGGAGCTGCTGGACGCCGAGCGGGCGGCCGGGATGCGGCTCACCGAGCACGGGGCCATGTGGCCCACGAGCGCGGTCTCCGGTCTGCTCCTGGGACACCCGGAGTCCCGCTACTTCGCCGTCGGCCGGATCGACCGCGACCAGCTCGAGGACTACGCCGCCCGCAAGGGCTGGTCGGTGGCGGAGGCCGAGCGCTGGCTCGGCCCGCTCCTGCGCTGA
- a CDS encoding quaternary amine ABC transporter ATP-binding protein codes for MNILAAEHLFKIFGRRPHRGVDALRRGADREELRAHGLTAAVVDASFEVAAGEIFVVMGLSGSGKSTLIRMINGLHPATAGEVVIEGENLAALKGDDLRRVRREKISMVFQHFALLPHRTVGENAAYALTVQGVNRADREARAARALEMVGLAGWGGSMPAELSGGMQQRVGLARALAAETDIMLMDEAFSALDPLIRREMQDQLVDLQQRLDKTIVFITHDLNEAMRLGDRVAMMRDGRIEQVGTAEQILNDPKNDYVAQFVQDVDRAKVLTAGAVMEPPAVVIGAEQGPRQAHRLIREHQLGALPVVRRDRTPVGVVLPGEIAAAVREGRDRLPLTERSATTVGLDTPLGDLLADAARRESPLLVVDDAGRLAGLIPQVTLLAALSHEQVDPLPTPAGGPPSSTDPLTDDTEVVAR; via the coding sequence GTGAACATTCTTGCTGCGGAGCACCTGTTCAAGATCTTCGGTCGTCGACCCCATCGCGGGGTGGACGCCCTGCGGCGCGGCGCCGACCGCGAGGAGCTGCGCGCCCACGGCCTGACAGCTGCGGTCGTCGACGCGTCCTTCGAGGTCGCGGCCGGTGAGATCTTCGTGGTGATGGGGCTGTCCGGCTCGGGCAAGTCGACGCTCATCCGGATGATCAACGGTCTGCACCCGGCCACGGCCGGCGAGGTGGTCATCGAGGGGGAGAACCTCGCCGCGCTCAAGGGGGACGACCTGCGCCGGGTGCGGCGGGAGAAGATCTCCATGGTCTTCCAGCACTTCGCTCTGCTGCCGCACCGCACCGTCGGGGAGAACGCCGCCTACGCGCTCACCGTGCAGGGGGTCAACCGGGCCGACCGGGAGGCCCGGGCGGCCCGGGCCCTGGAGATGGTCGGGCTGGCCGGTTGGGGCGGGTCGATGCCCGCCGAGCTGTCCGGGGGTATGCAGCAGCGGGTCGGCCTGGCCCGTGCGCTGGCGGCCGAGACCGACATCATGCTCATGGACGAGGCGTTCAGCGCCCTGGACCCGCTCATCCGCCGCGAGATGCAGGACCAGCTGGTGGACCTCCAGCAGCGGCTGGACAAGACGATCGTCTTCATCACCCACGACCTCAACGAGGCGATGCGGCTGGGCGACCGGGTCGCGATGATGCGCGACGGTCGGATCGAGCAGGTCGGGACCGCCGAGCAGATCCTCAACGACCCGAAGAACGACTACGTGGCGCAGTTCGTCCAGGACGTGGACCGCGCCAAGGTGCTGACCGCCGGTGCGGTGATGGAGCCTCCGGCCGTGGTCATCGGCGCCGAGCAGGGGCCGCGCCAGGCGCACCGGCTCATCCGTGAGCACCAGCTGGGCGCGCTCCCCGTCGTCCGGCGCGACCGGACCCCGGTCGGTGTCGTCCTGCCGGGTGAGATCGCGGCCGCCGTCCGGGAGGGCCGCGACCGGCTGCCGCTCACCGAACGCAGCGCGACCACGGTCGGGCTCGACACACCCCTGGGCGACCTGCTCGCCGACGCCGCACGCCGCGAGAGCCCGTTGCTCGTCGTCGACGACGCCGGCCGCCTCGCCGGGCTCATCCCCCAGGTCACCCTCCTGGCCGCCCTCTCCCACGAGCAGGTCGACCCGCTCCCGACCCCGGCCGGTGGCCCGCCCAGCTCGACCGACCCCCTGACCGACGACACCGAGGTGGTGGCCCGATGA
- a CDS encoding ABC transporter permease, translating to MSTTDDSLLPRVPIGAWVDGLFDWIDDNLSVLLQLFRDVMTWVVNGLVDLLMWPPALVMVAVLALVAWLVASWRLALGTALGFALIISMGIWLPAMQTLALVIVATLVAIAIAVPLGVLAARNDTVSALVRPVLDFMQTMPGFVYLIPAVTFFSIGLVPGIFATIIFALPPGVRLTELGIRQVDRETVEAGHAFGASSGQILRGIQLPLAVPTILAGVNQVIMLALSMAVIAGFTGADGLGKLVVESIARLNTPLGVEAGVGVVILAIFLDRVTAALGDPGKHPRSLLALARSRRAGDRSGRQPSATDPAGTSTVADRSTV from the coding sequence ATGAGCACGACCGACGACAGCCTGCTGCCCCGCGTCCCGATCGGCGCCTGGGTCGACGGCCTCTTCGACTGGATCGACGACAACCTCAGCGTCCTGCTGCAGCTCTTCCGGGACGTGATGACCTGGGTCGTCAACGGCCTCGTCGACCTCCTCATGTGGCCGCCGGCCCTGGTGATGGTCGCCGTCCTCGCCCTCGTCGCCTGGCTGGTCGCGTCCTGGCGCCTGGCCCTGGGGACCGCCCTCGGCTTCGCGCTGATCATCTCGATGGGCATCTGGCTGCCCGCGATGCAGACGCTGGCGCTGGTGATCGTGGCCACCCTCGTGGCGATCGCGATCGCCGTGCCCCTGGGGGTCCTCGCCGCGCGGAACGACACCGTGAGCGCGCTCGTCCGCCCCGTGCTGGACTTCATGCAGACGATGCCCGGCTTCGTCTACCTCATCCCCGCGGTGACCTTCTTCTCCATCGGCCTGGTGCCCGGCATCTTCGCGACCATCATCTTCGCCCTGCCGCCCGGGGTCCGGCTCACCGAGCTCGGCATCCGGCAGGTCGACCGGGAGACGGTCGAGGCCGGGCACGCCTTCGGCGCCTCCTCCGGCCAGATCCTCCGCGGGATCCAGCTGCCGCTGGCCGTGCCCACCATCCTGGCCGGGGTGAACCAGGTCATCATGCTGGCCCTGTCGATGGCCGTCATCGCCGGCTTCACCGGGGCCGACGGGCTCGGCAAGCTCGTCGTGGAGTCCATCGCCCGGCTCAACACGCCGCTCGGCGTCGAGGCCGGTGTCGGCGTGGTGATCCTCGCCATCTTCCTCGACCGCGTCACCGCCGCCCTGGGCGACCCCGGCAAGCACCCCCGGTCCCTGCTGGCCCTCGCGCGGTCCCGCCGCGCCGGCGACCGCTCCGGGCGGCAGCCGTCCGCGACGGACCCCGCGGGCACGAGCACCGTCGCCGACCGCTCCACCGTCTGA